A region from the Lycium barbarum isolate Lr01 chromosome 8, ASM1917538v2, whole genome shotgun sequence genome encodes:
- the LOC132605422 gene encoding putative phytosulfokines 6, producing the protein MRPTINFFIISLFITILISQTISARLLPTSYSDNNKIEVHGIIHSISTQEDDFTNLMGLEKCEDRNEACLNRRMIAEAHLDYIYTQNKPLP; encoded by the exons ATGAGGCCTACCATTAATTTCTTTATCATTTCATTGTTCATTACAATACTAATTTCCCAAACAATATCTGCACGTCTTCTGCCTACAAGTTATTCAG ATAACAACAAGATTGAAGTTCATGGGATTATTCATTCAATTTCGACACAAGAAGATGACTTCACTAAC CTCATGGGATTGGAGAAATGTGAAGACAGAAATGAAGCTTGTTTAAACAGAAGGATGATAGCTGAGGCTCACTTGGATTACATATATACTCAAAACAAGCCTTTGCCCTAA
- the LOC132607168 gene encoding uncharacterized protein LOC132607168 — protein sequence MEMKSSRRSFDRSNLQSNLKKPRLSEDHPIRAVNSGPTGPRLRAIDSWRDSEISGPYQQQHEELISEYKRALAQLTINSKPIITNLTIIAGENLRDAKAIAAVICGNILEIPSEQKLPSLYLLDSIVKNIGRDYIKHFAARLPEVFCKTYRQVEPSIHSGMHRLFVTWRKVFPPQQLQLIEKELGFTTGINGSSSGMRRDDSKAQQTANSIHVNPKYLEARQCLQQPSRAKVSADDITPGGDVQKPERGAATVGSGRSWVDVSTKCVQKGQLNERIREKTIGAAYGDPEYGSDLSRGPGFGLRITGEKFKEEGFDKSWYNSANGKILSQRNSLDLKHGFQSLSQNTANSDAYPQLKHSFANQSSTLMDRSWQSSDEEEYMWDDVNSAGKDQRASEDSYKSSLDNQHPRPQSISGLKADIEASADSLSREDKGQASSGSQMSSMWSDGARHSVSGRSTPDHPRGYLTSFRGLSTATNSIVGKSFQSQKGSTYVGTPSFGIAKTANGSRGPIMQPRETEVAAPPSLEPPKRQLPPSPSVSTSNVDQVVNSLTREYHMQTESHADPRMSQSSRRSNLDPRNQVSQDSLPMTSQSACLVSSQISQTPRYNPSSLTSSLQEGHYVPLPKKIQQESPESESSSLTQKSIVTQLSGFADPSGNVPSILPGSESSGQTSMSSLLAAVMKSGVLGSRSSVGTPLNSRDKGPLSSQAAAPSPLSDRNASNPPNYSQRNGERPQLPPGPAPTLVGGASLQAPNLLNAASNPVANLLSSLVAKGLISASKEESPTPTPPQTPPETRFQSPPPASISSTPGVSAPVSSPTVSTPNDELSLSKPAAKIPDALPQPTKESRAFKPGVIRESNPGFISGLHDDVPHQCGICGLRLKLRVRLDRHLEWHALRNPDGKLLHKERNWYLNSVEWITGTGSLPHCGMLTGPIGGSRKLSECTEVMVPADEGQCICFLCGQFFEDSYDEESDKWMFKGAVYMNKSSNKSGIQNPIVHKNCISESSQNLKLRDDIKLEWEA from the exons ATGGAAATGAAGAGTTCTCGTAGATCATTCGATAGATCAAACTTACAATCAAATTTAAAGAAGCCTAGATTAAGCGAAGACCACCCTATCCGGGCCGTGAATTCGGGCCCTACTGGGCCGAGACTTCGGGCCATTGACAGCTGGCGAGATTCCGAGATCAGTGGAccctaccaacaacaacatgaGGAACTGATTAGTGAATACAAGAGAGCATTAGCTCAGCTGACTATTAATTCGAAGCCGATTATTACCAACTTGACTATTATTGCTGGTGAGAATTTGCGCGATGCCAAGGCGATTGCTGCTGTGATCTGCGGGAACATACTTGAG ATTCCTAGTGAGCAAAAGCTGCCATCTCTCTATCTTTTGGACAGTATTGTGAAGAACATTGGGAGGGATTATATCAAGCATTTTGCTGCCAGGCTTCCTGAG GTTTTCTGCAAGACTTATAGACAGGTTGAACCTTCGATACACTCTGGGATGCATCGTCTTTTTGTAACCTGGAGAAAAGTATTCCCTCCTCAGCAACTTCAACTGATTGAGAAGGAGCTTGGATTTACAACTGGCATCAATGGCTCTTCATCAGGAATGCGTAGAGATGATTCAAAGGCTCAACAGACTGCAAATAGCATTCATGTAAATCCCAAGTATTTGGAGGCAAGGCAGTGCCTACAGCAACCAAGCAGA GCAAAAGTATCAGCTGATGACATCACTCCAGGAGGAGACGTACAGAAACCAGAGAGAGGAGCAGCCACTGTAGGTTCTGGAAGATCTTGGGTCGATGTTTCTACTAAG TGCGTTCAGAAAGGGCAGTTGAATGAGCGAATTCGCGAGAAAACTATAGGTGCAGCATATGGAGATCCTGAATATGGTTCTGATTTGTCAAGGGGTCCTGGCTTTGGATTAAGAATAACAGGTGAAAAGTTTAAGGAAGAGGGATTTGATAAATCTTGGTACAATTCTGcgaatggtaaaatattaagtCAAAGAAATAGCTTGGACCTCAAACATGGATTCCAAAGTCTATCCCAGAATACTGCAAACTCTGATGCATATCCACAACTGAAACACTCCTTTGCCAATCAAAGTAGTACTTTGATGGATCGGAGCTGGCAGAGTTCTGATGAAGAGGAGTATATGTGGGATGATGTCAATAGTGCAGGTAAAGATCAACGGGCATCCGAAGATTCATATAAATCT AGCTTAGATAATCAACATCCGAGACCCCAAAGCATATCTGGGTTAAAGGCTGACATTGAAGCCTCGGCTGACTCTCTTTCGAGAGAAGACAAAGGGCAAGCATCTTCCGGGAGTCAAATGTCATCGATGTGGTCAGATGGAGCTAGACATTCGGTTTCTGGTCGAAGTACTCCAGATCATCCAAGAGGTTATCTAACCTCGTTCCGTGGGTTGTCAACAGCTACAAACTCCATAGTTGGGAAATCTTTCCAGTCACAGAAAGGTTCAACTTATGTGGGGACACCAAGTTTTGGAATAGCAAAGACAGCAAATGGATCCAGGGGACCCATAATGCAACCACGAGAAACTGAGGTAGCTGCCCCTCCATCGTTAGAGCCACCGAAGCGTCAGCTTCCTCCATCTCCATCAGTCTCAACTAGCAATGTTGATCAAGTAGTTAACAGTCTCACTAGAGAGTATCACATGCAGACTGAATCTCATGCAGATCCAAGAATGTCTCAATCTTCAAGAAGGTCAAATCTAGATCCCCGTAACCAAGTCTCCCAGGACTCTCTGCCAATGACATCTCAGAGTGCTTGTTTGGTTAGTTCACAGATATCACAGACTCCAAGATATAATCCATCTTCCTTGACGTCATCTCTTCAAGAAGGCCATTATGTTCCCCTTCCTAAGAAAATCCAGCAAGAAAGCCCCGAGTCTGAATCTTCCAGTCTCACCCAGAAATCAATAGTTACTCAGCTTTCTGGTTTTGCTGATCCTTCTGGCAATGTGCCTTCCATTCTTCCTGGTTCTGAATCCTCAGGACAAACGAGTATGAGCAGCTTGTTGGCTGCTGTTATGAAGAGTGGAGTACTTGGTAGTAGATCTAGCGTCGGCACGCCACTGAATTCTCGTGATAAGGGGCCTCTGTCATCCCAAGCCGCTGCCCCATCTCCACTGTCGGACAGAAATGCTTCAAATCCCCCAAATTATTCCCAGAGAAATGGAGAACGACCACAACTGCCACCTGGTCCTGCTCCAACTCTGGTAGGTGGTGCATCATTGCAGGCTCCAAATTTATTAAATGCTGCTTCTAATCCTGTTGCAAATCTTTTGAGTTCATTGGTGGCAAAGGGGTTGATATCTGCGTCAAAGGAGGAGTCTCCAACTCCAACTCCTCCACAGACACCTCCAGAAACTCGGTTCCAGAGTCCTCCACCTGCAAGCATCAGTTCAACTCCTGGTGTATCTGCTCCAGTTTCCTCACCCACTGTCTCAACTCCAAACGATGAGCTCTCTCTCTCTAAACCTGCTGCTAAAATCCCTGATGCCTTACCTCAGCCCACCAAAGAATCGAGAGCATTTAAACCAGGTGTAATTCGGGAGTCAAATCCTGGTTTCATCAGCGGACTTCATGATGACGTTCCACATCAATGTGGCATATGTGGTCTTCGACTTAAGCTCCGAGTCCGACTTGATAGACACTTGGAATGGCATGCGTTGAGGAATCCAGATGGGAAACTGTTGCATAAGGAAAGGAATTGGTATTTAAATTCTGTGGAATGGATTACTGGAACCGGTAGCCTCCCACACTGTGGTATGTTAACAGGACCAATTGGAGGTTCTAGAAAACTGTCAGAATGCACTGAGGTGATGGTTCCGGCTGATGAAGGTCAGTGTATATGTTTCTTGTGTGGTCAGTTTTTTGAAGATTCTTATGATGAAGAGAGTGACAAGTGGATGTTCAAAGGAGCTGTTTACATGAATAAGTCATCGAATAAAAGCGGTATTCAGAATCCTATAGTCCACAAGAACTGTATATCAGAAAGTTCTCAGAATTTGAAGCTTAGGGATGATATAAAACTG GAATGGGAAGCCTGA